One Drosophila virilis strain 15010-1051.87 chromosome 5, Dvir_AGI_RSII-ME, whole genome shotgun sequence DNA window includes the following coding sequences:
- the GrlHz gene encoding uncharacterized protein GrlHz isoform X1 — protein MKATATTTATTTATATTTAATAAAAATAQLSESPSLLRCSRATSAASSWLHELAQPGEHEPTSAILNYCKRKFLRPYVAILTLVGLNPISTDMSNVRACCSYVQALMVLCVLLAGYVLRYLCGYRGDRGFSSYRDIRPGGYGNNSDVCGSSSASSTPNTIGELLFGYVVPSALNLLSFVSAVLVCKVIEHEQLQNLIERVFLLSAKPKRLCRMLWLYLGVALTLLLLLFGYACCVVIMQPAQIIKVAWLADALRDWELCLRICLLCTILLQDLVEIIVLSSYYIECYLLRVHLETLSHKLLMHSIDSLDWMREILEFRKLLERVNQHVSIPVCFLIVMNLAYAFAGLVYLFKDFDFHYCALKLVLLNIANVMLWLFLGLLPFFVAGSVTRVCQNAQANGHQIRVRPFVYHNTSAEDLNSTLLFASSLDMSAKLFRMPIQSNYLCFAILVVTIVVLTLGMCLNLSALGRF, from the exons ATGaaagcgacggcgacgacgacggcgacaacaacggcgacagcgacaacaacagcagcaacagcagcagcagcagccacagctcAGCTCAGTGAGTCGCCATCGCTGCTGCGATGCAGCCGCGCCACATCCGCCGCATCATCCTGGCTTCATGAGCTCGCC CAGCCGGGCGAGCATGAGCCGACATCGGCGATCCTCAACTATTGCAAACGCAAG TTTCTGCGTCCGTATGTGGCCATACTGACACTGGTTGGTCTCAATCCCATCTCTACGGACATGAGCAATGTGCGCGCCTGCTGCAGCTATGTCCAGGCTCTGATGGTGCTCTGTGTGCTCCTGGCGGGCTATGTGCTGCGCTATCTGTGTGGCTATCG TGGGGATCGCGGCTTCAGTAGCTATCGGGACATACGACCCGGTGGTTATGGCAATAACAGCGATGTTTGCGGCTCCTCCTCCGCCTCCAGCACGCCCAATACCATTGGTGAGCTGCTGTTTGGATATGTGGTGCCAAGTGCCCTGAACCTGCTGAGCTTTGTCTCCGCGGTGCTTGTGTGCAAGGTGATCGAGCACGAGCAGCTCCAGAATCTCATTGAGCGTGTTTTTCTGCTCTCAGCCAAACCGAAACGCTTGTGCCGCATGCTCTGGCTATATCTGGGCGTGGCGCTgacactgctgctgctgctctttggCTACGCCTGCTGCGTAGTCATCATGCAGCCGGCCCAGATCATAAAGGTAGCCTGGCTGGCCGATGCACTGCGCGACTGGGAGCTGTGCCTGCGCATCTGCCTGTTGTGCACCATATTGCTGCAGGATTTGGTCGAGATAATTGTGCTGAGCAGCTACTACATTGAATGCTATTTGCTGCGCGTGCATCTGGAGACCTTGTCGCACAAGCTGCTGATGCACTCCATCGATTCGCTGGACTGGATGCGTGAGATTCTCGAGTTTCGCAAGCTGCTGGAACGCGTCAACCAGCATGTTTCCATACCCGTGTGCTTTCTGATTGTCATGAATCTAGCGTACGCATTTGCTGGACTCGTTTATCTATTCAAGGATTTCGATTTCCACTATTGCGCCTTGAAGCTGGTCCTACTGAACATTGCCAACGTCATGTTGTGGCTTTTTTTGGGCCTGCTGCCCTTTTTTGTGGCCGGCTCCGTGACGCGTGTCTGCCAGAATGCCCAGGCCAACGGGCATCAGATACGAGTGCGTCCATTTGTCTATCACAATACCTCCGCCGAGGATCTCAATTCAACGCTGCTGTTCGCCTCCTCGCTGGACATGTCTGCCAAGCTCTTTCGCATGCCCATCCAGTCCAACTATCTCTGCTTTGCCATACTCGTTGTGACCATTGTGGTGCTTACACTGGGCATGTGCCTCAATTTGAGTGCCCTGGGCAGGTTCTGA
- the GrlHz gene encoding uncharacterized protein GrlHz isoform X2, with amino-acid sequence MSSPSFCFINRLNGATHDELQQPGEHEPTSAILNYCKRKFLRPYVAILTLVGLNPISTDMSNVRACCSYVQALMVLCVLLAGYVLRYLCGYRGDRGFSSYRDIRPGGYGNNSDVCGSSSASSTPNTIGELLFGYVVPSALNLLSFVSAVLVCKVIEHEQLQNLIERVFLLSAKPKRLCRMLWLYLGVALTLLLLLFGYACCVVIMQPAQIIKVAWLADALRDWELCLRICLLCTILLQDLVEIIVLSSYYIECYLLRVHLETLSHKLLMHSIDSLDWMREILEFRKLLERVNQHVSIPVCFLIVMNLAYAFAGLVYLFKDFDFHYCALKLVLLNIANVMLWLFLGLLPFFVAGSVTRVCQNAQANGHQIRVRPFVYHNTSAEDLNSTLLFASSLDMSAKLFRMPIQSNYLCFAILVVTIVVLTLGMCLNLSALGRF; translated from the exons ATGAGCTCGCC CTCTTTTTGTTTCATCAATCGCTTGAACGGTGCCACCCACGATGAACTGCAGCAGCCGGGCGAGCATGAGCCGACATCGGCGATCCTCAACTATTGCAAACGCAAG TTTCTGCGTCCGTATGTGGCCATACTGACACTGGTTGGTCTCAATCCCATCTCTACGGACATGAGCAATGTGCGCGCCTGCTGCAGCTATGTCCAGGCTCTGATGGTGCTCTGTGTGCTCCTGGCGGGCTATGTGCTGCGCTATCTGTGTGGCTATCG TGGGGATCGCGGCTTCAGTAGCTATCGGGACATACGACCCGGTGGTTATGGCAATAACAGCGATGTTTGCGGCTCCTCCTCCGCCTCCAGCACGCCCAATACCATTGGTGAGCTGCTGTTTGGATATGTGGTGCCAAGTGCCCTGAACCTGCTGAGCTTTGTCTCCGCGGTGCTTGTGTGCAAGGTGATCGAGCACGAGCAGCTCCAGAATCTCATTGAGCGTGTTTTTCTGCTCTCAGCCAAACCGAAACGCTTGTGCCGCATGCTCTGGCTATATCTGGGCGTGGCGCTgacactgctgctgctgctctttggCTACGCCTGCTGCGTAGTCATCATGCAGCCGGCCCAGATCATAAAGGTAGCCTGGCTGGCCGATGCACTGCGCGACTGGGAGCTGTGCCTGCGCATCTGCCTGTTGTGCACCATATTGCTGCAGGATTTGGTCGAGATAATTGTGCTGAGCAGCTACTACATTGAATGCTATTTGCTGCGCGTGCATCTGGAGACCTTGTCGCACAAGCTGCTGATGCACTCCATCGATTCGCTGGACTGGATGCGTGAGATTCTCGAGTTTCGCAAGCTGCTGGAACGCGTCAACCAGCATGTTTCCATACCCGTGTGCTTTCTGATTGTCATGAATCTAGCGTACGCATTTGCTGGACTCGTTTATCTATTCAAGGATTTCGATTTCCACTATTGCGCCTTGAAGCTGGTCCTACTGAACATTGCCAACGTCATGTTGTGGCTTTTTTTGGGCCTGCTGCCCTTTTTTGTGGCCGGCTCCGTGACGCGTGTCTGCCAGAATGCCCAGGCCAACGGGCATCAGATACGAGTGCGTCCATTTGTCTATCACAATACCTCCGCCGAGGATCTCAATTCAACGCTGCTGTTCGCCTCCTCGCTGGACATGTCTGCCAAGCTCTTTCGCATGCCCATCCAGTCCAACTATCTCTGCTTTGCCATACTCGTTGTGACCATTGTGGTGCTTACACTGGGCATGTGCCTCAATTTGAGTGCCCTGGGCAGGTTCTGA
- the LOC6626694 gene encoding PRADC1-like protein, translating into MLIVLVVIAILSQCTATSTIHMPVTTQDIIAGDVFFEIISPQDLEYTYRLRPAKDFGVSFTQKLEGVPMVLADPPEACQKLRNAREMQGSIALMDRGECSFLTKTLHAEAAGAVGAIITEYNSKSPEFEHYIEMIHDKTNRDAQIPAGFLLGKNGIIIRSTLQRLKRVHALINIPVNLTFTPPSKINHPPWLGW; encoded by the exons atgttaattgttttgGTAGTGATTGCCATACTGAGCCAATGCACAGCCACGTCTACGATACACATGCCAGTGACGACTCAGGACATAATTGCAGGTGACGTGTTCTTTGAAATCATTTCGCCGCAAGATCTGGAATATACCTACCGATTGCGTCCGGCCAAGGACTTTGGCGTGTCCTTCACACAAAAGCTGGAGGGTGTGCCCATGGTGCTGGCCGATCCGCCCGAAGCTTGCCAGAAACTACGCAATGCCCGCGAGATGCAGGGCAGCATTGCGCTCATGGACAGGGG CGAATGCTCGTTTCTTACCAAAACGCTACACGCCGAGGCCGCCGGTGCCGTTGGCGCTATTATCACCGAATACAATTCAAAATCGCCCGAGTTCGAGCACTATATTGAGATGATACACGATAAGACGAATCGGGATGCACAAATACCGGCTGGCTTTCTGCTGGGTAAGAATGGCATCATCATACGCAGCACACTACAACGGCTGAAGCGTGTCCATGCGCTAATAAATATACCTGTGAACTTGACCTTTACCCCGCCATCGAAAATCAATCATCCGCCCTGGCTTGGCTGGTGA
- the CNBP gene encoding CCHC-type zinc finger nucleic acid binding protein, whose translation MSMSATCYKCNRPGHFARDCSLGGGPGGGGPGGGGMRDGGGGGGGGGMRRNREKCYKCNQFGHFARACPEEAERCYRCNGVGHISKDCTQADNPTCYRCNKPGHWVRNCPDAVNERGTGPANVSCYKCNRTGHISKNCPETSKTCYGCGKSGHLRRECDEKGGRN comes from the coding sequence ATGTCGATGTCTGCCACGTGCTACAAGTGCAACCGGCCGGGCCACTTTGCCCGGGACTGCAGTCTCGGCGGAGGACCAGGAGGCGGCGGACCCGGTGGCGGTGGTATGCGTGATGgaggtggtggcggcggcggtggtggtaTGCGTCGTAATCGTGAAAAGTGCTACAAATGCAATCAATTTGGGCACTTTGCACGCGCGTGCCCCGAAGAGGCGGAGCGCTGCTACCGCTGCAACGGTGTTGGCCACATCTCCAAGGACTGCACCCAGGCCGATAATCCGACGTGCTACAGGTGCAACAAGCCCGGTCATTGGGTGCGCAACTGCCCCGATGCGGTTAACGAGCGCGGCACAGGGCCAGCAAATGTCTCATGCTATAAGTGCAACCGCACCGGACACATCTCCAAGAACTGCCCGGAGACGTCAAAGACTTGCTATGGCTGTGGCAAGAGTGGACATCTGAGACGTGAATGCGATGAGAAGGGTGGACGGAACTAG